TCTGCTCGGCAAGGAGGAGGGGGAGTCCGTCCGGGTGGAGCGCCCCCGCGGCGCCATCGAGTACACCGTGACGCAGGTGTCCTACCGGCCTCCCACCTCCTGAACGCACCGGACGCCGTCAGGTGTTCTCGCCCGCGGCGTCCCTCTTGGTGTTCAATCAACACCAACTCGGGAGTGCGGCCAATGGATACGGTGCGCGGCGGTTTCACGTTCTTCTGGCGGTCGGAGTCTCCGTTCTCGCAGTGGCATGCCTCGGAGTTCGTGGTGGACGGAGAGCGGTTCATCTGCGCCGAGCAGTACATGATGTACGGCAAGGCGCGGCTCTTCGGAGATGGGGAGACGGCCACGCGGATCCTCGCGGCGCGCACGCCCAAGGAGCACAAGGCGCTCGGACGTCAGGTGCGGGGCTTCGAGGGCGCGGTGTGGGAGCGGGAGCGCGAGCGCATCGTGTATGAGGGCAACCACGCCAAGTTCACCCAGAACGCCGGGTTGCGCTCGGCGCTGCTGGCCACTCGGGGAACGGTGCTGGTGGAGGCCAGTCCGCTGGACCGCATCTGGGGCGTGGGGCTGTCGGCGGAGGATCCCCGCATCCAGGATCCGGCGAAGTGGCGGGGCCAGAACCTGCTGGGCAAGGTCCTCACGCGCCTCCGGGAGGATCTGCTCGCCGCGGCCTGATGGGGACCGCGGCCGGGGCTCAGGGCGGGGCGTTCTTGATCTTCCACGCGGCCAGCCGGTCGATCAGCCCCGGCGCGAGCGCCTTGAGGGCCAGCATCACCTTCGGGGCGGGCATCATCACCCACTCACGATCCCGGCGCTCCATGGCGCGTAGGATGAAACGCGCGCACGTGCGGGCATCCATTATCCGCTGGCCCTTCTCCTCCGCGATGTCCGCGTGTCCCGTCTTGCCGTCCGGGCCGAGCGCCCGGGCGCGGATGGGGGTGGCGACGAAGCCGGGCGAGGCGACGAGCACGTCCACGCCGGTGCCGAGCAACTCGATGCGCAGGGAGTCGAAGAATCCCTGCATGGCGTGCTTGCTCCCGGCATAGCCGGTGCGGCCCGGTACGCCGCTCTTTCCCGTCAGGGAGGACACGGCGACGACGAGGCCCCGGCGCGCCTTGAGGGAGGCGAGCGCATGGTGGGTGCAGTAGACCGCGCCCAGGTAGTTCACCCGCAGGAGTCGCTCGAAGACGGACAGGTCCGTCACCTCCTCGAAGCGCCCGCGCATGGTGAGCCCGGCGTTGTTGACCAGGACATCGATTCCGCCAAAGGCCTCCACGGCGCGCGCCATGAGGCGGCGGCAGGACTCGGGATCGCTCACGTCGGTGGGCACGACGAGCGCGTGGCCCCCGGCCTGCTCACACCGCTGTTTCACCCGGGCGAGCGCGACCTCGTCCCGCGCCGCGAGCACCACCCGTGCTCCTTTTTCCGCCAGGAGTACTGCCAA
The Cystobacter ferrugineus genome window above contains:
- a CDS encoding NADAR family protein, which codes for MDTVRGGFTFFWRSESPFSQWHASEFVVDGERFICAEQYMMYGKARLFGDGETATRILAARTPKEHKALGRQVRGFEGAVWERERERIVYEGNHAKFTQNAGLRSALLATRGTVLVEASPLDRIWGVGLSAEDPRIQDPAKWRGQNLLGKVLTRLREDLLAAA
- a CDS encoding SDR family oxidoreductase gives rise to the protein MKDKTVVVTGASSGIGEELAVLLAEKGARVVLAARDEVALARVKQRCEQAGGHALVVPTDVSDPESCRRLMARAVEAFGGIDVLVNNAGLTMRGRFEEVTDLSVFERLLRVNYLGAVYCTHHALASLKARRGLVVAVSSLTGKSGVPGRTGYAGSKHAMQGFFDSLRIELLGTGVDVLVASPGFVATPIRARALGPDGKTGHADIAEEKGQRIMDARTCARFILRAMERRDREWVMMPAPKVMLALKALAPGLIDRLAAWKIKNAPP